AGCAGCTTGAATACAGTCCCGAAAACAGTTGAAGACAACATTTAAAAAGACACAATCAATAACGTTTTCATAAGATCGTATCGAGACATCGCTTTCTAGAACGTTTGATCAACATTTttcttgtagctcgtttttcgAAATTGCTCGAACATTGCGTCAGAGTGGCAAACAATTCAAAACGTCGTCGACGGACCCAGTTTCGCCGATCACGACCTAGCAATAACTTTCAAAAGATCAAAAGTCGCATGATCTCCGTCTATATCAAAATAAAAAGTGCCTGTAAATTCAAAAGATATAAGTTCGCAATTTATTCAGATTTCAGTTAACATCTAGAACGCATTAATTCTTCTGTATTCAAAATGTTCAATTTGTATTACTGTCCGCTCTACAAATTTTCCTTGTAAAATTGTTCAATAATAACATCCTATTATCGAATTATTCTTTTTTTCGAAAACATCGTAGAACAGAATTGACATTGTCATAAGCGCGCTCAGGGCGAGAGGGAACCAAGACGGTCTCCCCTGGTCTCCCCAGCAACAGAATCACGTGAGTGAAGTGGCGGCCGCGAGAGAGAACAGAGTCGCGCGCAGGCCCGAAATTCTCCGGCCAATAGGAGTGCTTGGCAACGAGCGGCGGGATGAGACGAACGCGCTGATTGGTAGATCGGTCCTCGTTGGCTGCGCGGTGGGGCAACGGATAAACAGTTTTCAAAGTTCTCGAGGCGGTCGGCGTGGACGGTCACACGGACCGGGTGCGCTTGTTTGTTCGCTTCATCGGACAGTGGTCCAAACAGTGATTGAAGCCGGTGATCCATCTGTATAATGTCGATCGAAAATACACACGTCGAGTGAGGGCCGTGGCACGTGCTGACTTTTTCCGTCTTTGTTATCTTTTCGTCGCAAAGAAGTGACTTCGATGTTGTCTGCCAGTTTCCCGCGCGACGCACGTGAGCATGCCGAGTGGGGAGCGTGGTGAAACTTTCGGTTTGTCGTGCGCAACGAATCTATGAAACGTCAAAACTAATATGCTACTTGACAGTCTGAAGAATTGAGAGAAAAATGAATTCGATGGAGAGCATAAACATCAGCGAGTCGATCCACTCGAGCACCTCGCATGACAGCGTCGACAGCGGCTACCTGACGCTGACTCCTCACTCGTTCACTCCTGTGATCTCGGGATGCAGGTCCAGGGCGTCTTGTATCTCCTCCAAAAGACACCACAGGTCAAGGGTCGATCCTCTGCAATCCGAACGCGCCCAGAGGTATAAGCATAAATTAATCCAAGCTTCGGAGAATTCGAGTAGAGATAGTTTGCTGGACCAATCGAGTTTGTACGACAATTATGAATCGATAGACGATAGTACAGGATGCAAACGTGGGGCATGGAGAACCACGGTGCCTATAACGCCTGCCACGAGGCTGCATCTTCTGTCACCTCCTCCTTCGCCCGCTGTCCCCTCTTCCTCGTTTGTGGCATGCGAGCCCATTGAGGAGGATGTGGAGATGAAGCTAGTCGTTGTGTCTCAGAGTACTCCTCATGCACCTAGACTTAAAACACCACCCCCTGCGCCAAGGATCATTTTATCTCCAAGCTATAGAACAACCAGTCCTACCTCCGCTGACAATAATAAGCTCAGCCAGCTTTCCATCGTAGATATCAAGCCCAAACGACTCGACTTCTCTCAGAATGTCTTGTTGCAACGTGCCAGGGCAACTCCAGATTACACCGGGAGAAAAACAGTAGATATGTTAGCACTTTTAGGGGATAAGAGTAACCATTGGAGGACAATATCAAAGATCCTCTCGTATCTTGGGCCTCAGGATCTTTGCTCGATTAGTATGGTGTCCAAGACCTGGAGAAGAATTTGTGTCAGCGATTTCAAGGCTAACTCCAGAAGACTGACTCATATTATGCTCAGGCAAAATGCGAAGGAAAATTTGAAAATCATAAAGAAGGACAAGATGGAGCGGGATCTTCTGGCCAGTCCGAAGAGTAGGTATGCGAAGAAGGGATGTTTATTGGAGGTCCAGAACCTGTTGAGGGTGCCGAACAACCGACAACCACCTAGCAGTCCCCCAGTTTCACCCAGTAAAGTGAAGTTCCATTCGTTTGTCAAGGTAAGTGAAATATGTATTTGGAGATCTGTTTAACATTTTCAggtattgatttgttgctaatcTTTATGTTTTTCATGTAATCCAGTTGCATTACAATTCATTATATCTGAGCATAAACAAGCAGAGATACATGTATATGACTCGATTGCATTGCAGTTTAATTGCACTTGCAATTACAGCAGGCAATAATTGAATCAATTGAAAAGCTGTAATTGCATAATTTAATTGCAATTGACTTACGCTTTAATTGAATTACGTGATTCAAActtttcaattaatttcaattttcataaATAGAAAACAGATCATAGAATAATTGCTATGAAATGTAactgatatttaaaattatactagATGCGCATACCGTGAGATTTAGCTCACAGTTATGTACACGTATAGATACATTTAAACGTTATCGAGATGTTTGTTTGTATTGATATCTGACGATTTAGGGTCGTGATGTAATGTAGAGATATTTGAAACCTACGGTTAGAGACTTTGTATCGCGATCAGGATCGATTTGAATCGCGAATTCAATCACAATTAAAATTCATTGAAATTGTTCGTATTGAGTAGAATTTTTGGCCAAATGCTAACGCACGATGAAACGTGATTAATTGGTTCAGGACAATAATTAATAAGCTACTTTCTCCATAATCGACTAATAATGATCTACACTGCCGAAATGTACAATGAGGAATGTAGCAAGCAAAGCTAGTGAAACCTATAATTAGGTTGCCGATTTTTttgtctttctctgtctctctccctcacACGGCATCCATGGTGTCCATCAGCGATTGTTTTTTTTCGCGGACAGAAATTCGGGGAATAATCATGCGGCTGTAATCATCTAGCCCACGGTTTCTTTGAAGTGACCAATGTATACACTAACGATCAAAAGTTTGTAAACCGTTTAAACAAATTTTCGATAATTTTTGCAGTACACACTCGTTAAATCTTGAATCTTGCTTTCGCAAGCCGTTCCGAAATTTCTCACAATCCGCGTGCACACCAGAGACTAGAATTGTTTTATAACTAATTGATCGGAACGAGAAAATCGAGGGGTTCAAAAATTCGCCGAGATTTTAATTGTAAAACGCATAGAACGGTGCACGATCTAAAGGTTGATCAATTGAAAGTCGATTGTATAATAGAAGCCTGATATTTATTAACCAGAGAGATATCACAATGTCGAAACTTTTGAACGGTAGTGTAGGTCTTCCAGAACTAATTTGCACAAGATTGAACTTCTCGAACTGAAGATAATTGTTCTGTTCGTGCGATCACCTTCTTGACATTGATTTATAGTGATTTGCTCTCTGAAACGCCGCAACTCGGCCACGTGACTTAGAATAATTTCAGTGTAATGAATTGTGAAGATCATTTGAGCATAATCGCTTCGTTGTAATGGCTCCCTACCGTTGCCaagggaacaatttaaataagTAACATATTACTTATTTAAGAAATGCAATTAATTCTGAGATTGCAAAAACGACCTCGAatctttcatattattataccAAATGAACcgacgatcttttaaaatcgtaaTAACATTTCGGATTAATTTCTGGTCCCCGTACGCATTCCAGACAAAATGTTCCCCCATCCGCGAACGTGAATTATGCGAGTCTCACCTTGACGATGCGAGCACAAGAGTGTGCATTTCTCCTCGCGATACCAGCAGATTACGGGGCAGGTGGCGACTTTGTTACAGCTCCGCGATAACACACAAagcctctctttctccctctctctaggGAGCGAGAGAACGATGCCTAGGATAGACCGCACTTCAAGGTCTCTGTTTATGTGTGCCACGATAACAAAGTACTCATTTAGTATCTTGATCAGGGGGGGCTAATGTGTCGCGAGTATCGCGCGAATTCATTTATCACAGTGGCAAGTTGCTCTAGCACTAGTCCCCGATCCTAGGCTAAATAAAATTGGTATTGTACATCGTGGAACAGAGCTGTAACAATGCGTCCATTTGAAACATGTTGCTACCATTGTGTACAGTACATTGAAAGGCGTGGTTTCGTTGTTCTTTGCACGCAGAGTGTCCCAAAGGATTGGTTTTCACTGTTCTTGTTATGCAAATACGGTGGtacttcgattatccgaattaaAAATTCGTGgttaattgttttttatttttgataaattattaatatgatAGTATAAGATGTCGAGGTTTCACCGAGGTCCTTCTATAGTATTCACCGTTATTACTacgaaaaatcgaagattttagtaataaagtaataaagtaATTTAAGTAATAAAGAGCCCAGTACAGTTATAGTCGAGGTTCTTACGTACGTCGAGAGGCGTGGTCTCGTTGAGAGTCCAGAGGGGGCGTGGCCTCACAGCTCCCGGCTCGGACGGAGCCGCTACAGTGCCCTGTGGAGCAATTTATAACCTACAGATGTTTACCCCGCAAagcaataattaaaaattaattggtTTAAAGCTCAGTTTCGTTAACTGGAATGTTGACAAATTGTGAGATAATATTCGCACTGCCGGTCGAGGGAGGATCAAATAGCGGCCCGAAATGAGACGTTATATTAATCGATTTAGCATAATTGACATTGAACCGCGCTACCGCGGTCCCCGGACGATGCCGATCTTGCCAGACATAAATATATTTTGCGCTCTCGCGGAGGTAGCGCGTGTTAACATTTTCATACGGACACGGGGGCCCGTGTGGCCCCGGGGTGCGTTCCCCAATAAAGTAAATCGGAGGATCGATACGAAGGGAGAAGTGAGGCCCTTTCGgaccattctctctctctctctctctctctctctctctctctctccgggaCTACGAATCTTTGGCCTTTGCAGCCGCCGCTTCGCAGCCCTCCGGCAAAAACCGGCCGCGGAGAACAATGCGAATATATTACAGTATTCCGTGCGCTGCAACAAAGAACCAAGGGCCTTGCCAGCCCCTTTGTCCTTTTTACGAGGCACGCCGGGAACGA
This genomic stretch from Megalopta genalis isolate 19385.01 chromosome 5, iyMegGena1_principal, whole genome shotgun sequence harbors:
- the LOC117218171 gene encoding uncharacterized protein LOC117218171; the encoded protein is MNSMESINISESIHSSTSHDSVDSGYLTLTPHSFTPVISGCRSRASCISSKRHHRSRVDPLQSERAQRYKHKLIQASENSSRDSLLDQSSLYDNYESIDDSTGCKRGAWRTTVPITPATRLHLLSPPPSPAVPSSSFVACEPIEEDVEMKLVVVSQSTPHAPRLKTPPPAPRIILSPSYRTTSPTSADNNKLSQLSIVDIKPKRLDFSQNVLLQRARATPDYTGRKTVDMLALLGDKSNHWRTISKILSYLGPQDLCSISMVSKTWRRICVSDFKANSRRLTHIMLRQNAKENLKIIKKDKMERDLLASPKSRYAKKGCLLEVQNLLRVPNNRQPPSSPPVSPSKVKFHSFVKASRTLEPWEHLLPCPKCSFPCHVNDEKNVGTCSRQGCLMEFCTSCSSRPHTGPCRTPLLATPTKRSKRLIVGSRQSKRNLRRL